The Candidatus Eremiobacterota bacterium genomic interval CGGCTTCGGCCGCAGCCCCGTCCCCCAGCGCATGCCGCGCAGCTTCTCGCCGAGCGCGATCCCCGTCGCCGCGGCGACCAAGTTGATTCCGGTGGCCTTCGAGATGATCGGGACGGTGCGGCTGGCACGCGGGTTGGCCTCGATGATCAACAGCTCGTCGGTGCCTTCCGGGATCACGAACTGGATGTTGATCAAACCGCGAATGCCGAGCTCGCGCGCGATCGCCTCGGTGACCTCGACGATGCGGCGCTCCATGTCAGGCGAGATCGTCTGAGTCGGGAAGACGCTGATCGAATCGCCGGAGTGGATCCCGGCGCGCTCGACGTGCTCGAAGATGCCGGGGATCAAGATGTCGTCGCCGTCGAACGCCGCGTCGACCTCCACCTCTTTGCCGCGCATGTACTTGTCGACCAGCAGCGGCGCGCCGGGCGTGATCGGCGGGGCGCTCTCGACGTAGCTCGCGAGCTGCCCCTCGTTGTAGACGATCTCCATCCCGCGCCCGCCCAGCACGTACGAGGGCCGCACCAGCACCGGGAATCCCAGCTCGCGCGCGATCGCGCGCGCTTCGCGGAAGGTGTTCGCCGCGCGACCGCGCGGGCGGGCGACGCCGAGCTTCTCGAGTGCGGCGTCGAATTTCTCGCGGTCCTCCGCCATGTCGAGCGAGCGGCGGTCGCTGCCGACGATCGCGATCCCGCGCTTCGACAGCTCGCCCGCCAAGTTGATCGCGGTCTGGCCGCCGAAGGCGAGCATCACGCCGCGCGCGCCGGTCGCGCGCGCCGTCGCTTCGACCTCGTCGGCGCCGGGCGGCTCGAACACCAGCACGTCGCTCACGTCGAAGTCCGTCGACACGGTCTCCGGATTGTTGTTGATCACGACCGCCGCGCGGCCCGCCTCGCGCAGCGACCACGCCGCGTGCACGCAGCTGTAGTCGAACTCGATCCCTTGCCCGATGCGGATCGGGCCGCTGCCGACGACGACGACGCCTTCTTTGTTCGGCGAGCGCATCTCGTCGGTCTCGAAGCGCGAGAGATAGTAGTAAGGCGAGGTCGCCGGGAACTCGGCCGCGGCGGTGTCGACCATGCGAAACTGTCCGCGGTCGGCGCCCGCTCCGTCGCGCTCGCCGTTCCCGCCGGCGGTCCGCAGCTCACCGCCGAAGAGCGAGTTGATCCCGCGCACGCTGTAGCCGCTCTCGAACGCGCGCTGCAGCAGCTCGGGCGGCGGCGCCTGCCCGAAGAGCGGGCCGGCCGAGGCGTGCTCGCGGAACGCCTCCTCCAGCTCGACCAGCTCTTTGAGCTCCCACAGCCAGAAGCGGTCGATCGTCGAGAGCGCGTGGATCTCGTCGACGCCGCGCCCGCGCCGGAGCAGCTCGCAGACGGCGAAGAGGCGCTCGTGCGTCGCCGGCTCGAGCGTGCGCACCAGCTCGTCGTCGCTCCACTCGGCGAACGCGTTGCCGGTCAGCGTCTCGAACTTCAGGTCGAGCCCGCGCACCGCTTTCATCAGCGCCGCCGCGAAGGTGCGGCCGATTCCCATCGCTTCGCCGGTCGACTTCATCTGCGTCCCCAGCCGCGTGTCGGCGAGCGGGAACTTGTCGAAGGGCCAGCGCGGAAACTTCACCACGCAGTAGTCGAGCGTTGGTTCGTAGGCCGCTTTGGTGCGCCCGCCGGTGACCGGGTTCGGGATCTGGTCGAGCGTCTGCCCGAGCGCGATCTTGGTCGAGATCTTCGCGATCGGATAGCCGGTGGCTTTGGACGCGAGCGCCGAGCTGCGCGAGACGCGCGGGTTCACCTCGATGATCTGGTACTCGTTGCGGTCGGGATGGAGCGCGAACTGGATGTTGCAGCCGCCCTGCACGTTCAGCGCACGAATGACGTTGATGCTCGCGGTGCGCAGCATCTGGTAGTCGAGGTCGGAGAGCGTCTGCGAGGGCGCGACGACGATCGAGTCGCCGGTGTGAACGCCGACCGGGTCGATGTTCTCCATGTTGCAGACGATGATGCAGTTGCCGGCGCGGTCGCGCAGCACTTCGTACTCGAGCTCTTTCCAGCCCAGCAGCGAGGTTTCGACCAGCGCTTGGTGGATCAGCGAGGCGTCGAGCCCGGTCTGCAGCGTCGCGCGCAGCTCTGCTTCGTCGTAGACGACGCCGCCGCCGGTGCCACCGAGCGTGTACGCGGGCCGCACCACCAGCGGATAACCAACTTCTTCCGCAAAGGCGACGCCGGCCTCGACGTCGGTGACGATCTGCGAGCGCGGGACCGGTTCGCCGATCTCGAGCATCTTTTCTTTGAAGCGCTCGCGGTCTTCGGCCAGCTTGATCGTTTCGAGCGGCGTCCCCAGCAGCTCGACGCCGTACTTCTCGATGACGCCCGCTTCGGCGAGCTCGACGGCGAGGTTCAGCCCGGTCTGGCCACCGAGCGTCGGCAGCAGCGCGTCGGGCCGCTCGCGCTCGATGATCCGCTCGACCGAGGGGACCGTGAGCGGTTCCAGATAGACCGCGTCGGCGATCTCGGGATCGGTCATGATCGTCGCCGGATTCGAGTTGACGAGGACGACGCGGTGGCCTTCCTCGCGCAACGCGCGGCATGCCTGGACGCCGGCGTAATCGAACTCCGCGGCCTGCCCGATGACGATCGGGCCCGAGCCGATCACCATTACTGTACGCCGGGGCATGTCTAGTCAGGATACGCCGGGGCTTCACCGGTCCCTCTGGCGCAGGCGAGGAGACCGATGAAGCGGCCGGATGCTTTAGTGGATCTTCTTCGTCGCTCCCGGACGGCGCTTCGCCGCGAACGGGTTGACTTGCGTGAAGTCGAAGACGTTCGAGAACGGGTTGGCAGCAGCGTCGCGCGTGCCGAGCGGCTGCAGGTTGTAGATCTTCTCGATCAGCGCAAGGATGGAGACCGTCTCGTACTGCGTGTGGTCGACGAAGCCGTGCTTCGCCCACGGCGAGACGATGATGAACGGAACGCGCGTTCCCGCGCCCCAGCGGTCGATCGCAGGCGGCGCGACGTGGTCCCAGCGCCCGCCGTTCTCGTCGTAGGTGATGACGATCGCGGTGTTCTTCCAGTACGGGCTGCTCTGGATCGCCTGCACGAGGCTCGCGACGTGCTGCTGTCCGGCGAGCAGCGAAGCGTAACCGGGGTGTTCGTTGTTCTCGCCGATCGGTTTGATGAACGAGACCGCGGGCAGCGCGTTGTTGTGCAGGTCGGCGAGGAAGTTCGTCTCGTCCTGCAAGTGCGCGGCGCGCCCCGGCGTTCCGTCGGCGTAGTTCGCGTAGTACGCGAACGCTTGGTGGTGGAACTGGAAGTTCGGGTCCGGATTCCCGGCCAGCGCCGCGGCCCAGCCGCCCGAGTACCATTTCCAGCTCACGCCGGCGGCGCTGAGACGGTCGCCGATGGTGGGGTTCGTCTGGTTCGGGACCAGGCTCGTTGCCGGAACGCCGGCCGGGTGCGGGCTGTTCACCGAGAACGACGTGTTCACCGCGAAGCCGTCAGGCGTGACGAAGCCGTCGTGAACGATCTTGCCGCTGCCGTCGAGCGCGAGTTGCTTGCCGCTCGCGTCGACGGTGGCGACCACGGAGGCCGGCGCGTTCGGGAACGTAGGCGCGCAGGCGCAGATCAGGAACTGGTGGTTGAGGAACGAGCC includes:
- the carB gene encoding carbamoyl-phosphate synthase large subunit, with the translated sequence MPRRTVMVIGSGPIVIGQAAEFDYAGVQACRALREEGHRVVLVNSNPATIMTDPEIADAVYLEPLTVPSVERIIERERPDALLPTLGGQTGLNLAVELAEAGVIEKYGVELLGTPLETIKLAEDRERFKEKMLEIGEPVPRSQIVTDVEAGVAFAEEVGYPLVVRPAYTLGGTGGGVVYDEAELRATLQTGLDASLIHQALVETSLLGWKELEYEVLRDRAGNCIIVCNMENIDPVGVHTGDSIVVAPSQTLSDLDYQMLRTASINVIRALNVQGGCNIQFALHPDRNEYQIIEVNPRVSRSSALASKATGYPIAKISTKIALGQTLDQIPNPVTGGRTKAAYEPTLDYCVVKFPRWPFDKFPLADTRLGTQMKSTGEAMGIGRTFAAALMKAVRGLDLKFETLTGNAFAEWSDDELVRTLEPATHERLFAVCELLRRGRGVDEIHALSTIDRFWLWELKELVELEEAFREHASAGPLFGQAPPPELLQRAFESGYSVRGINSLFGGELRTAGGNGERDGAGADRGQFRMVDTAAAEFPATSPYYYLSRFETDEMRSPNKEGVVVVGSGPIRIGQGIEFDYSCVHAAWSLREAGRAAVVINNNPETVSTDFDVSDVLVFEPPGADEVEATARATGARGVMLAFGGQTAINLAGELSKRGIAIVGSDRRSLDMAEDREKFDAALEKLGVARPRGRAANTFREARAIARELGFPVLVRPSYVLGGRGMEIVYNEGQLASYVESAPPITPGAPLLVDKYMRGKEVEVDAAFDGDDILIPGIFEHVERAGIHSGDSISVFPTQTISPDMERRIVEVTEAIARELGIRGLINIQFVIPEGTDELLIIEANPRASRTVPIISKATGINLVAAATGIALGEKLRGMRWGTGLRPKPDYVVVKVPVFSFAKMRGVETILGPEMKSTGEVLGIDESYAGALRKGFVGAGIRLPHRGGRVLVSISEEEKANSVDLLRRLAALGHTLVATPRTHDLLLANGIPAERVNRIGEGEPDVLDVIKQRSVDLVINEIGGRGQTENYRIRRAAVEASIAALTSVDTARALVTALESEAGPPRSLQEYQATHLGALAH
- the acpA gene encoding acid phosphatase — its product is MGFFVRTTRRLAAAAITLGLAACNSSGGGSTPTGPVATPTPVPTATPSPTPTQVLQSNIKNVVVIYQENWSFDALYGSFPGANGLANGSAAIPQIDKVTSAPITTLPQPLINGAPDPDFAAVAGKPVGPYPAINYIQPSQLTGDIVHRFYQEQSQIDGGKMDKFMTWSDNPGLLFSTFDATNMPEGQLAAQYTIADNGFHSAYGGSFLNHQFLICACAPTFPNAPASVVATVDASGKQLALDGSGKIVHDGFVTPDGFAVNTSFSVNSPHPAGVPATSLVPNQTNPTIGDRLSAAGVSWKWYSGGWAAALAGNPDPNFQFHHQAFAYYANYADGTPGRAAHLQDETNFLADLHNNALPAVSFIKPIGENNEHPGYASLLAGQQHVASLVQAIQSSPYWKNTAIVITYDENGGRWDHVAPPAIDRWGAGTRVPFIIVSPWAKHGFVDHTQYETVSILALIEKIYNLQPLGTRDAAANPFSNVFDFTQVNPFAAKRRPGATKKIH